Genomic segment of Mucilaginibacter sabulilitoris:
GTTCGGTAACTGTTTGATCTCTATATTCCTGAAATCGACAGGCTGCCCTTCACTTTGCAAAGCGATAAAGCCGGCGCTTAATAATTTTCCATCCTGTTTGTACTTAGGATCGTAACCATGCGCTACGCCGCCCCCAACGGTGGGCCTGGAATATTGCAGCACGGTATCGCCGTTGATGATATGTGTAATTAATTTGTTGCCCTGAACGATCAGTTCCCCCTTTACCCACTGCTCGCCGTCGTAAGTTTTTGAAGAGGAGCTGATACAATGATCAGGCGAAATGATTCCTTTGTAGACAACATCAGTGCCCGGTGAGCACATATTTCCCGTTGGTCTCAGCTTTCCGTCACCAAAGCCGCCTAATAACTGCATTTCTATCGAGATGGGCCAGTCCTGATCTTTGAGCATGGTCCGTGGATCCTGTGAATGAAACATGACGCCGCTATTAAGAAGGGTGTAATCCGGCGCCCCTTTTTGCTGCTTACCAACAAAGCGGTACTCAAATCGCAGATGATAGTAAGAAAACGGTGTTTTGTAATACAGGTGACCAAACTGATCGTTGAAATCGCCATATTGGTCATAGCTGATTTTGATCATGCCATTTTCCACCCGAAAAGTATTTCCAAAATTTTCGCCAACCAGGTGATGATTGATCTTGACAAACCAATCGTTAAGGTCATGGCCATTAAATAACTTCTTCCAGCCGTTATGGGCATCGCTGGCGCCGGCCGGTTTTTTTACACCGGTAAAGTCCAATAGGGCGAGGCAGGAAAATAAAAAAAGACAGGATGTTTTTTTCATAAAGTGAAAGTGTTACGTATTTGTTTCCATAATCAAAAATAGTATAATTCAGTTCAAGATTTAGTGATACATTCTTACCGGAAAATGGATATCATGTACTGGCCGACGCGCTACGGCTTATTTGCTTTAAGCTGCCAGTAAGGGGCTTTTAGTATCCATTAATGGTCGTTTTTCTGTCAACTGCCGAATCATAATCTTGAGCATAGTCCTTGTATACAACAGGGGAATCACAAATTGTTTTTGCTTGATTGTATAGCTTTCAGGAAAACCGCTTTAAACAGTGTCGCTAAAGGATGTCGTATATGGAATTCAGCAACTTTACTTCGGTACCTTCAGAGATGTGTTTTATCCGTCTATCAGCAACGCCTGCCGTTATTGAATGTGTTTTCCCATATTTTCGGAATCTACCTCATTTTAACCATGGTTTTAATCTTTTTACCGGACAAAGGCAAGAAGGCTTCACAGCTACTGGGTAGTGTTTTTATAGCATTGTCCTTGGTACCTATATCTCTTACGAACTTATCTCCGAACCTAATAAACTTTATCATCTGGGTTTATGGACTACTCCGCTTAAGGAACTTGCGCTTGCCGGCGGCGCATTTGTTGTAGCCTATTCATACGGTGTAGATCCGGCTCCGAAAAAGAGATTTCTGGAAAAACTCACCTCTTATGGCAATTTATTTTTTCTGTAAACCATAACCAGCTATGGAATATCTCACATCATTTATGCGCCATATCTGTTCGGCACAGTTCCTAAATGGATCGCGAACCATCTTTTTTGGGTCATGCTGACCGGAATAACGCTGACTGCCGGTGGTATTGCCATCATCCTGGGAATACGGATCCGAATTATTGCATTGCTGTTAGCGCTCAAGACATTCATTTGGGTTTTTCTGGTGCACGTTCCCAGCACCTGGTCAAAGGCCCTGGCAGCCGACAGGGGTAATCTGCTGGCAAGCACTTTCGTCTCTGGTCGCTCAGATTGGAAGAGTCGTTGCACGGCGAAAGACGAACCGCACTCGGTTGAACCAGTCTTCTTTTAATCTATCCGGAAAGTGATCAGCAATCGTATAGTTCTTCGACCCGGAAAACCGCTGAATCCGGAACGGCGGCGGTATTTGATAACACCGGCCCAATATCGGTTGTTCGTCAAGTATTTCGCTTGCTTGATGTAAATTTTTAAAAATACCAAAATAAGTTAGCTCTTTTTATCATCGTAATCCCCGTAAGAATGGAGATGCTCAGCATTGGTTCGTAAATAAACAGGCCATTGCATACGCTCCTTATATACTATGAACGATAAGGGATGTGATTGAAAAATCTAATAACTATAAATATGAAAAAACAATTAATTATGAAGGCCTTGTTTAGAGCAGCGGCAATTGCATTAACACTTTCTTCCTGTAAAAAAGGGAATATGACGCCAATGACAACGGCGCAGTTTAACGTAAGCCAAACAAATTTAGTGGCAGACAAGGACGGATACAACGCTGTCAAAATCGACCCGGATCTTATTAATGCGTGGGGTTTGGCAGCCAATGAGGGAGGCATCGTTTGGGTGGCCTCGAACCGTAAATCCCTAAGTACGATATACGATACTACAGGGCAAATACTAAGGCCGCCTGCGAATATCCCATCTGCTAACGGTAATCTGATGGGTAAGCCTACTGGTATGGTTTTTAACAGTTCGGCGGATTTTGGCGGAAATAAATTTATTTTTTCGGGCGAAGACGGTACCATTACTGCCTGGATAAGGGATGATAATGCAACCGTGGTTGCCAACGGCATTCCTGGATCAGCGTATAAAGGTCTTGCACTTGCGACCAACGCGGGTGCTAACTTTTTGTATGCAGCTAATTTCAGGGTCGCCAGGATTGATGTATTTGACAAAGCATTCAAGAGCGTGACCACAAATGGGTTTAAAGATCCTAATATTCCAGCAGGGTTTGCACCTTTTAATATTCAGACCATCGGTGGGATGTTATATG
This window contains:
- a CDS encoding 3-keto-disaccharide hydrolase, which codes for MKKTSCLFLFSCLALLDFTGVKKPAGASDAHNGWKKLFNGHDLNDWFVKINHHLVGENFGNTFRVENGMIKISYDQYGDFNDQFGHLYYKTPFSYYHLRFEYRFVGKQQKGAPDYTLLNSGVMFHSQDPRTMLKDQDWPISIEMQLLGGFGDGKLRPTGNMCSPGTDVVYKGIISPDHCISSSSKTYDGEQWVKGELIVQGNKLITHIINGDTVLQYSRPTVGGGVAHGYDPKYKQDGKLLSAGFIALQSEGQPVDFRNIEIKQLPNTDR
- a CDS encoding TIGR03118 family protein, whose translation is MKKQLIMKALFRAAAIALTLSSCKKGNMTPMTTAQFNVSQTNLVADKDGYNAVKIDPDLINAWGLAANEGGIVWVASNRKSLSTIYDTTGQILRPPANIPSANGNLMGKPTGMVFNSSADFGGNKFIFSGEDGTITAWIRDDNATVVANGIPGSAYKGLALATNAGANFLYAANFRVARIDVFDKAFKSVTTNGFKDPNIPAGFAPFNIQTIGGMLYVTYAKLAGPDNEDDSPGAGNGYVDVFKPDGTLVKRFASQGSLNSPWGITHAPAGFAATTETILVGNFGDGKINIFDMNGDFKGQLQANGKAISIEGLWALDFVKMTPTAGSNLYFTAGPGGEAHGLFGFLKTAMVTNTGNNNGDNNGGSGPNGY